From Lemur catta isolate mLemCat1 chromosome 21, mLemCat1.pri, whole genome shotgun sequence, a single genomic window includes:
- the LOC123626043 gene encoding putative uncharacterized protein encoded by MAPKAPK5-AS1, which produces MVFSMSLSSDMLRGAPKTGSGEGCAAARSLRCRGSEGLGARISGPRGDGQQPPLGTRGNEGSGAGSASAGGSRRAAAVAAEAAAPEDKPLCWAPRGRLPASSPAGEESSRGRARRGGPRLGTLCRGLAGPPLRPGLARS; this is translated from the coding sequence ATGGTTTTCTCCATGTCGCTCTCCTCGGACATGCTCCGCGGTGCCCCCAAAACCGGGAGCGGCGAAGGCTGCGCAGCTGCCCGGTCCCTCCGCTGCCGAGGGAGCGAAGGGCTCGGAGCTAGGATCTCTGGGCCTCGGGGGGACGGGCAGCAGCCTCCCCTGGGGACCCGCGGGAACGAGGGCTCTGGCGCCGGCTCAGCTTCGGCGGGCGGCTCTAGGCGGGCGGCAGCAGTAGCAGCGGAGGCGGCGGCCCCTGAGGACAAGCCTTTGTGCTGGGCCCCGCGCGGCCGCCTCCCAGCCTCATCCCCGGCCGGGGAGGAAAGctcccggggcagggccaggcGGGGAGGGCCCCGGCTCGGGACGCTGTGCAGGGGCCTTGCAGGGCCGCCGCTTAGGCCCGGGCTCGCCAGGTCCTAG